The following proteins come from a genomic window of Neptunomonas concharum:
- a CDS encoding urate hydroxylase PuuD → MDPYLNDWISLLLRFLHVVTAIAWIGASFYFIWLDNTLQTPPKWKQDKGVSGDLWAIHGGGFYEVAKYRLAPEQIPDTLHWFKWEAYSTWITGFLLLILIYYIGADAYLIDPNKVDLSQTTAILISLTTLAGGWVIYEAACRSPLIQSGLGFGLVMLVLLTLLAWGLDHIFSDRAAYLHIGALIGTCMAANVLTVIMPSQRALVAAVEKGETPDPRFGLNAKRRSVHNNYATLPVLFIMLSNHYPMTYGHEYGWLVLGCIILITAWARHFFNLRHQGVVKPWILISAFVAFAALAWVLMPQSTAQNTTTERLSDRQAIALIKDKCASCHSQSPSDDVFTVAPAGVTYDTEQEILNWLPRIQARVIMSKDMPFMNKTQMTELQRSQLADWIANKLP, encoded by the coding sequence ATGGATCCTTACTTAAACGACTGGATCAGTTTATTACTACGTTTTTTGCACGTAGTCACCGCAATCGCCTGGATAGGGGCTTCCTTCTACTTCATTTGGCTCGATAACACCCTGCAAACACCTCCTAAATGGAAGCAAGACAAAGGGGTTAGTGGCGATCTATGGGCAATACATGGAGGGGGCTTTTATGAGGTCGCAAAGTATCGTCTTGCACCCGAACAGATACCTGACACCCTTCATTGGTTTAAGTGGGAAGCCTACAGCACATGGATCACCGGCTTTTTATTGCTTATTTTGATCTATTATATCGGCGCTGATGCTTACCTTATTGATCCTAACAAGGTGGACCTTAGCCAAACCACCGCTATCTTAATCAGCCTGACGACACTGGCAGGAGGCTGGGTTATTTATGAGGCTGCTTGTCGCTCTCCCTTAATCCAATCAGGCTTAGGGTTTGGCTTGGTGATGCTGGTGCTTCTCACGCTGCTCGCTTGGGGCCTAGACCACATATTTAGCGATAGGGCAGCTTACCTTCATATTGGCGCATTAATCGGTACCTGTATGGCTGCAAATGTACTGACCGTCATTATGCCCTCCCAACGGGCATTGGTAGCAGCGGTCGAGAAGGGTGAAACTCCAGATCCACGCTTTGGCCTCAATGCAAAGCGACGCTCAGTACATAATAATTATGCGACCTTGCCTGTACTTTTTATCATGCTAAGCAATCACTACCCTATGACCTATGGTCATGAGTACGGCTGGCTAGTGCTTGGTTGCATCATTCTGATCACCGCTTGGGCAAGGCACTTTTTTAATTTGCGCCACCAAGGCGTGGTGAAACCTTGGATTCTTATCTCAGCATTTGTGGCCTTTGCCGCACTTGCATGGGTATTGATGCCACAATCCACCGCACAAAACACAACGACTGAACGGCTTAGTGATCGTCAAGCTATCGCCCTGATTAAAGATAAGTGTGCTAGTTGCCATAGCCAATCTCCCAGCGACGATGTTTTCACCGTTGCGCCAGCCGGGGTTACTTATGATACAGAACAAGAGATTCTCAACTGGCTACCTCGCATTCAGGCTCGCGTGATTATGAGTAAAGATATGCCGTTTATGAACAAAACACAGATGACAGAGCTACAGCGGTCACAGCTCGCTGATTGGATAGCCAACAAGCTACCCTAG
- a CDS encoding GMC family oxidoreductase, which produces MYPCEYQADYIIVGGGSAGCVMANRLSADPNNQVLLLEAGGTDSYPWIHIPIGYIYTMNNPRTDWCFKTEPDKGLNGRALNYPRGKVLGGCSSINGMIYMRGQKQDYDHWASLGNEGWSWDDVLPYFLKSEDHYQGASPMHGAGGEWRVDQQRLSWVILDKFRSAAAQTGIPSIEDFNTGDNEGFSYFQVNQKNGQRWSTARGFLQPVKNRPNLTVITHAHADRLHLEGKKVKGIAFDIKGIPSYAKARKEIILAAGAVASPAILERSGIGHPDYLREKGIHVLHPLPGVGENLQDHLQVRAVFKVSNATTLNEQANSLVGKVKMAWNYAIHRRGPLAMAPSQLGGFAKSSTHYETANLEYHIQPLSCDKLGDPLHPFPAITASVCNLRPKSRGSVHIRSIDPYDHPVIQPNYLSHPEDQQVAADALKLTRRICQADALQPFKPEEFKPGIDIQSDEALIKAAGDIATTIFHPVGTCRMGQDDNAVVDHQLKVRGLSGIRIVDASVMPTITSGNTNSPTVMIAEKASDMILNP; this is translated from the coding sequence ATGTACCCATGCGAATATCAAGCTGACTATATTATCGTCGGTGGTGGTTCTGCCGGTTGTGTAATGGCAAACCGCCTTTCAGCAGACCCTAATAACCAAGTTCTATTACTAGAGGCGGGTGGGACAGATAGCTATCCTTGGATCCATATACCGATCGGCTATATCTACACCATGAACAACCCTCGAACAGATTGGTGTTTCAAAACAGAACCCGATAAGGGCTTAAACGGTAGGGCACTTAACTACCCTCGCGGTAAAGTCCTCGGCGGTTGCTCCTCTATTAACGGTATGATCTACATGCGCGGCCAAAAGCAAGACTATGATCACTGGGCGAGCCTAGGCAACGAGGGGTGGAGCTGGGATGACGTATTACCTTACTTTTTAAAATCCGAAGATCATTATCAAGGAGCCTCGCCGATGCATGGCGCAGGCGGTGAGTGGCGTGTCGATCAGCAGCGGCTCTCTTGGGTAATTCTTGATAAGTTCCGCAGTGCTGCTGCTCAAACGGGTATACCCTCCATAGAGGATTTTAATACCGGCGATAACGAAGGTTTCAGTTACTTTCAGGTCAATCAGAAAAACGGCCAACGGTGGTCAACCGCTCGTGGCTTTTTGCAGCCAGTAAAGAATCGTCCGAACCTCACTGTTATTACCCATGCCCACGCAGATCGTCTGCATCTTGAAGGCAAAAAGGTGAAGGGGATTGCTTTTGATATTAAGGGCATTCCAAGTTATGCCAAAGCCCGAAAAGAGATTATTCTCGCCGCAGGGGCAGTGGCTTCGCCGGCTATTCTTGAACGATCCGGCATCGGCCATCCAGATTACTTAAGAGAAAAAGGTATTCACGTTTTACACCCATTACCTGGTGTAGGTGAGAACCTACAAGATCATCTTCAAGTGCGTGCAGTCTTTAAAGTATCTAACGCAACCACCTTAAATGAGCAAGCAAACAGTCTGGTTGGAAAAGTTAAAATGGCATGGAACTACGCGATACATCGTCGTGGTCCGCTAGCCATGGCACCTAGCCAATTAGGTGGCTTTGCCAAAAGCTCTACACACTATGAAACGGCTAACTTGGAGTACCATATTCAACCACTTAGCTGCGATAAGCTTGGAGACCCCTTACACCCATTCCCCGCTATCACCGCATCGGTTTGCAACTTACGACCAAAGAGTCGTGGTAGTGTCCATATCCGCTCTATCGACCCTTATGATCATCCTGTAATACAGCCTAATTACCTGAGTCATCCTGAAGATCAGCAAGTCGCCGCCGATGCTTTAAAGCTCACACGGCGTATCTGCCAAGCCGATGCTTTACAACCTTTTAAACCCGAAGAGTTTAAGCCCGGTATCGATATTCAGAGTGATGAAGCTCTCATCAAGGCTGCTGGTGATATAGCAACCACGATCTTCCATCCGGTAGGAACCTGCAGAATGGGGCAAGATGATAATGCCGTTGTAGACCATCAATTAAAAGTGAGGGGCTTGTCAGGCATTCGAATCGTTGACGCCTCCGTCATGCCTACAATCACCTCAGGAAATACCAACTCCCCCACAGTCATGATCGCAGAAAAAGCATCAGATATGATCCTTAACCCCTAA
- a CDS encoding ABC transporter ATP-binding protein, whose protein sequence is MKTPSVEIKPDRPKRLVMKGITKQYPGCLANDRVDLDIGPGEIHALLGENGAGKSTLMKIIYGVVKPDAGEMIWEGEPVRIKDPAQARQMGIGMVFQHFSLFETLTVTENIALALGDEARDLKALAEKIRTVSARYGMALNPERPVHTLSVGERQRVEIVRCLVQDIRLLILDEPTSVLTPQEVTTLFVTLRRLAEEGCSILFISHKLNEVKALCHRATILRGGRVSGACIPSEEEPSSMARMMVGDETPISMDYEKVLGQNVFLQVRGLNRISHDPFGVDLKHINLDVHAGEIVGIAGVAGNGQEELLAALSGEDTVENHDAIHFPSGPVGHLCPEQRRRQGLAFVPEERLGRGAVPDMSLKDNALLTGFLTGLVKKGMIDHAGTESFAKKIIKQFKVKTPNSETHAKSLSGGNLQKFIIGREIMQKPQLLIAAHPTWGVDIGAATAIHQALIELRNQGAAILVVSEDIDELFLISDRLCAICDGELSPIKPTPETSLEEVGQWMAGVFDPDTASAAVSH, encoded by the coding sequence ATGAAGACTCCCTCGGTAGAGATAAAACCAGACCGCCCAAAGCGACTGGTCATGAAAGGTATTACAAAACAGTATCCCGGCTGTTTAGCAAATGATCGAGTCGACCTAGACATCGGCCCCGGTGAGATACATGCATTGCTAGGTGAAAACGGTGCGGGTAAAAGTACCCTGATGAAAATCATCTATGGGGTGGTTAAACCGGATGCTGGGGAGATGATCTGGGAAGGTGAACCAGTTCGCATCAAAGATCCCGCCCAGGCGCGTCAGATGGGTATCGGTATGGTGTTCCAGCATTTCTCTTTGTTTGAAACGCTCACGGTGACCGAGAATATCGCTTTGGCATTGGGCGATGAAGCCCGTGATCTAAAAGCATTAGCTGAAAAGATTCGTACCGTATCAGCGCGATACGGTATGGCATTGAACCCTGAAAGACCTGTTCATACCCTGTCGGTAGGAGAGCGGCAGCGTGTCGAAATTGTACGTTGTTTAGTGCAAGACATTCGCTTATTGATTTTGGATGAACCAACCTCTGTCTTAACACCTCAGGAAGTCACGACCCTCTTTGTAACCTTGCGCCGGTTAGCCGAAGAAGGCTGCAGTATTCTATTTATTAGCCACAAATTAAATGAAGTAAAAGCACTTTGTCATCGTGCCACGATTTTGCGGGGTGGGCGTGTTTCTGGTGCTTGCATACCATCAGAAGAAGAGCCTTCGAGCATGGCACGTATGATGGTAGGTGATGAAACCCCTATCAGCATGGATTATGAGAAAGTACTGGGCCAGAACGTCTTTTTGCAAGTTAGAGGCCTGAATCGTATCTCCCATGATCCCTTTGGTGTTGATTTAAAACATATCAATCTGGATGTTCATGCCGGTGAAATTGTTGGTATAGCGGGTGTGGCGGGCAATGGCCAAGAGGAGTTGTTAGCAGCGCTTAGCGGTGAAGATACGGTTGAAAACCACGATGCTATTCATTTTCCATCAGGCCCAGTAGGGCATCTTTGCCCAGAGCAGCGTCGCCGCCAAGGGTTGGCCTTCGTTCCGGAAGAACGACTCGGACGAGGGGCGGTACCGGATATGAGCCTGAAGGATAATGCTCTGTTAACCGGCTTTCTTACCGGGCTAGTGAAAAAAGGGATGATTGATCATGCTGGCACAGAAAGCTTTGCCAAAAAGATTATTAAGCAGTTCAAGGTAAAGACGCCTAATAGTGAAACCCATGCCAAGAGCCTTTCGGGTGGTAACTTACAGAAATTTATTATTGGGCGTGAAATCATGCAAAAACCCCAACTTCTTATTGCGGCGCATCCTACGTGGGGGGTAGATATTGGCGCAGCAACCGCGATCCACCAAGCCTTAATCGAATTGCGTAATCAAGGCGCTGCAATTTTAGTGGTATCAGAAGATATTGATGAGTTATTCCTGATATCTGATCGCTTGTGCGCAATTTGTGATGGCGAGTTGTCGCCCATCAAGCCAACGCCTGAAACAAGCCTTGAAGAGGTAGGTCAATGGATGGCTGGTGTTTTTGATCCAGACACGGCGTCTGCCGCTGTATCCCATTAA